A part of Cydia strobilella chromosome 15, ilCydStro3.1, whole genome shotgun sequence genomic DNA contains:
- the LOC134747638 gene encoding GDP-mannose 4,6 dehydratase isoform X2 has protein sequence MSGEGSSGEENKKVALITGITGQDGSYLAEFLIEKGYTVHGILRRSSSFNTGRIQHLYERPACHTGGRMHLHYGDLTDTTCLISIIVKTRPKEIYNLGAQSHVKVSFELSEYTAQVDALGTLRLLEAVRAAGLEKETRIYQASTSELYGKVVEVPQSEKTPFYPRSPYACAKLYGYWITINYREAYGMFACNGLLFNHESPRRGENFVTRKITRGVAKITLGLMEYIELGNLDCKRDWGHAKDYVEAMWLMLQQDEPEDFVVATGETHSVREFVEKAFAVVGRTVVWRGAGVDETGHDAKTDQLLIKVNPKYFRPTEVDLLLGDASKAKAKLGWSPRVSFQTLVQDMVQADLALMAKDPDA, from the exons ATGTCCGGAGAGGGTTCAAGTGGCGAAGAAAACAAAAAGGTGGCTCTTATCACCGGTATCACAGGACag GACGGTTCCTACCTCGCCGAATTCCTCATCGAGAAAGGCTACACCGTCCACGGTATCCTCAGACGCTCTTCATCCTTCAACACGGGCCGCATACAGCACCTCTACGAGAGACCAGCGTGTCACACTGGCGGACGCATGCACCTGCACTACGGGGATCTCACGGACACTACCTGTTTGATAAGCATCATTGTCAAG ACTCGACCAAAAGAGATCTACAATCTCGGAGCGCAGTCTCACGTAAAAGTGTCCTTTGAACTGAGCGAATACACAGCGCAG GTGGATGCATTAGGTACCCTACGTCTACTGGAAGCAGTCAGAGCCGCAGGCTTGGAAAAGGAGACGCGAATCTACCAGGCCTCCACCTCGGAGCTGTACGGCAAAGTTGTGGAAGTTCCGCAATCGGAGAAAACGCCGTTCTACCCGCGATCACCTTACG CCTGCGCAAAACTCTACGGCTACTGGATAACAATAAACTACCGCGAGGCCTACGGCATGTTCGCCTGCAACGGCCTCCTCTTCAACCACGAGAGTCCCCGGCGAGGCGAGAACTTCGTCACGAGAAAGATCACCCGCGGCGTCGCGAAGATAACTTTAGGCCTCATGGAGTATATAGAGCTGGGGAATCTGGACTGTAAGAGGGATTGGGGACATGCCAAGGATTATGTTGAG GCAATGTGGCTGATGCTGCAACAAGACGAGCCCGAAGACTTCGTAGTGGCCACAGGAGAGACGCACAGCGTCCGCGAATTCGTGGAGAAAGCGTTCGCGGTCGTCGGACGGACGGTCGTGTGGCGCGGTGCCGGTGTGGACGAGACCGGACATGACGCCAAAACTGACCAGTTGCTAATCAAAGTGAACCCTAAGTACTTCAGGCCTACAGAAGTG GACCTCCTCCTCGGTGACGCGTCCAAAGCGAAGGCCAAGCTCGGCTGGTCGCCGCGCGTGTCCTTCCAGACGCTCGTGCAGGACATGGTGCAGGCCGACCTGGCGCTCATGGCCAAGGACCCGGACGCGTAG
- the LOC134747638 gene encoding GDP-mannose 4,6 dehydratase isoform X1 — translation MSGEGSSGEENKKVALITGITGQDGSYLAEFLIEKGYTVHGILRRSSSFNTGRIQHLYERPACHTGGRMHLHYGDLTDTTCLISIIVKTRPKEIYNLGAQSHVKVSFELSEYTAQVDALGTLRLLEAVRAAGLEKETRIYQASTSELYGKVVEVPQSEKTPFYPRSPYACAKLYGYWITINYREAYGMFACNGLLFNHESPRRGENFVTRKITRGVAKITLGLMEYIELGNLDCKRDWGHAKDYVEAMWLMLQQDEPEDFVVATGETHSVREFVEKAFAVVGRTVVWRGAGVDETGHDAKTDQLLIKVNPKYFRPTEVDLLLGDASKAKAKLGWSPRVSFQTLVQDMVQADLALMAKDPDAKLGRSNYVSRVDVDSIVSHHQSCAA, via the exons ATGTCCGGAGAGGGTTCAAGTGGCGAAGAAAACAAAAAGGTGGCTCTTATCACCGGTATCACAGGACag GACGGTTCCTACCTCGCCGAATTCCTCATCGAGAAAGGCTACACCGTCCACGGTATCCTCAGACGCTCTTCATCCTTCAACACGGGCCGCATACAGCACCTCTACGAGAGACCAGCGTGTCACACTGGCGGACGCATGCACCTGCACTACGGGGATCTCACGGACACTACCTGTTTGATAAGCATCATTGTCAAG ACTCGACCAAAAGAGATCTACAATCTCGGAGCGCAGTCTCACGTAAAAGTGTCCTTTGAACTGAGCGAATACACAGCGCAG GTGGATGCATTAGGTACCCTACGTCTACTGGAAGCAGTCAGAGCCGCAGGCTTGGAAAAGGAGACGCGAATCTACCAGGCCTCCACCTCGGAGCTGTACGGCAAAGTTGTGGAAGTTCCGCAATCGGAGAAAACGCCGTTCTACCCGCGATCACCTTACG CCTGCGCAAAACTCTACGGCTACTGGATAACAATAAACTACCGCGAGGCCTACGGCATGTTCGCCTGCAACGGCCTCCTCTTCAACCACGAGAGTCCCCGGCGAGGCGAGAACTTCGTCACGAGAAAGATCACCCGCGGCGTCGCGAAGATAACTTTAGGCCTCATGGAGTATATAGAGCTGGGGAATCTGGACTGTAAGAGGGATTGGGGACATGCCAAGGATTATGTTGAG GCAATGTGGCTGATGCTGCAACAAGACGAGCCCGAAGACTTCGTAGTGGCCACAGGAGAGACGCACAGCGTCCGCGAATTCGTGGAGAAAGCGTTCGCGGTCGTCGGACGGACGGTCGTGTGGCGCGGTGCCGGTGTGGACGAGACCGGACATGACGCCAAAACTGACCAGTTGCTAATCAAAGTGAACCCTAAGTACTTCAGGCCTACAGAAGTG GACCTCCTCCTCGGTGACGCGTCCAAAGCGAAGGCCAAGCTCGGCTGGTCGCCGCGCGTGTCCTTCCAGACGCTCGTGCAGGACATGGTGCAGGCCGACCTGGCGCTCATGGCCAAGGACCCGGACGC AAAACTGGGCCGTTCAAATTATGTGTCCCGGGTAGATGTTGACTCCATCGTCTCTCATCATCAGAGCTGTGCAGCCTGA